A genomic stretch from Flavobacterium humidisoli includes:
- a CDS encoding MmpS family transport accessory protein, translated as MKSILKTLAIVMTLAFTAVSCSSDNDDNGSGSGSRDVKYEITGNYTGTASVTYFEKGGNALNEDLTKLPWTKEFTAEAKSMGASLSASGYGGVAGQTLTGKLYVGGKLENELTVTANSDGIIVLSLTPYVFK; from the coding sequence ATGAAATCAATTTTGAAAACCTTAGCAATTGTAATGACTCTTGCTTTTACAGCAGTTTCTTGCAGCAGCGATAATGATGATAATGGCTCAGGAAGTGGATCAAGAGATGTTAAATATGAAATAACTGGAAATTATACAGGAACAGCTTCAGTTACTTACTTTGAAAAAGGAGGGAATGCATTAAATGAAGACTTGACCAAACTTCCTTGGACTAAAGAATTTACTGCTGAAGCGAAATCTATGGGAGCATCATTAAGCGCCAGTGGATACGGTGGTGTCGCTGGACAAACATTAACTGGAAAACTTTACGTTGGAGGAAAATTAGAGAATGAATTAACTGTGACAGCAAATAGCGACGGAATAATTGTATTATCTCTTACACCGTACGTTTTTAAATAG
- a CDS encoding RNA polymerase sigma factor: MEFEQIYKMYWDRIFRLCMGFVNDYDAAQDLTQETFIIVWQKLETFRNESAIGTWIFRIASNNCLRQIEKQKRFPKSELPIHLSEEKQHSIEPQIQFLYKCIAELPETDRIIISLELEDIKQNEIAKIVGLSEANVRVKIHRIKEKLTQKFKENEQR, from the coding sequence ATGGAATTTGAACAAATCTACAAAATGTATTGGGATCGAATTTTTAGGCTCTGTATGGGTTTCGTGAATGATTATGATGCTGCTCAGGATTTGACCCAGGAAACTTTTATAATTGTTTGGCAAAAGCTGGAAACCTTTAGAAACGAATCGGCTATTGGAACTTGGATTTTCAGAATAGCTTCCAATAACTGTCTAAGGCAGATAGAAAAACAAAAACGTTTTCCGAAATCAGAACTTCCTATTCATCTTTCAGAAGAAAAACAGCATTCGATAGAACCTCAGATTCAATTCTTGTATAAATGTATTGCTGAGCTTCCGGAAACCGATCGTATTATTATTTCATTAGAATTGGAAGACATTAAACAAAATGAAATCGCAAAAATTGTCGGACTTTCTGAAGCCAATGTTAGAGTGAAAATCCATAGAATAAAAGAAAAACTGACTCAAAAATTTAAAGAAAATGAACAACGATAA
- a CDS encoding alpha/beta fold hydrolase, translating into MKKYIILIIAFLFSALCLNVFAQTKQFPFEVLKTGNGEQSIIFIPGFASSGDVWNETRTTFENKFTCYTLTMAGFAGRKPQPNASFENWKNGIANYIKENNIEKPILIGHSMGGGLALAIAADYPDLISKIVVVDALPCLAALSDPAFKSKMDNDCSSTVNQMTGMTNDQFYDMQKKTMPRLLADASKLDMVVDWSVKSDRTTFGQMYCDFYNIDLRERIAQIKCPALILLESYFINLKPTIEGQYKNLKTANFKYATNGLHFIMYDDTAWYLEQLSTFLK; encoded by the coding sequence ATGAAAAAGTATATCATCTTAATTATCGCATTCTTATTCTCAGCACTATGTCTAAATGTTTTTGCACAAACAAAACAATTTCCGTTTGAAGTTCTTAAAACTGGAAATGGAGAACAGTCTATTATATTTATACCTGGTTTTGCATCTTCTGGAGATGTTTGGAATGAAACTAGAACGACATTTGAAAATAAATTCACTTGCTATACCCTTACAATGGCTGGTTTTGCTGGAAGAAAACCACAGCCGAATGCTTCATTCGAAAACTGGAAGAATGGAATTGCCAATTATATCAAAGAAAATAATATTGAAAAACCAATCTTAATTGGCCATAGCATGGGTGGCGGATTAGCGCTTGCCATTGCAGCAGATTATCCAGATTTGATCAGTAAAATTGTGGTGGTAGATGCGCTTCCTTGTTTGGCAGCTTTAAGTGATCCTGCTTTTAAATCAAAAATGGATAACGATTGTTCTTCAACCGTAAATCAGATGACAGGAATGACCAATGATCAGTTTTATGATATGCAAAAAAAGACAATGCCAAGACTTTTGGCTGATGCTTCTAAGCTAGATATGGTTGTAGATTGGAGTGTAAAATCAGATAGAACAACTTTTGGGCAAATGTATTGCGACTTTTATAATATTGATTTAAGAGAAAGAATTGCACAGATTAAATGTCCCGCTTTAATTTTATTAGAATCTTATTTTATAAATTTAAAACCAACTATAGAAGGTCAGTATAAAAATTTGAAAACGGCCAATTTTAAATACGCTACTAATGGACTGCATTTTATTATGTACGATGATACAGCTTGGTACTTAGAGCAATTAAGCACTTTTTTAAAATAG
- the leuS gene encoding leucine--tRNA ligase encodes MKYNPNEIEAKWQKYWAENQTFAAKNNSEKPKHYVLDMFPYPSGAGLHVGHPLGYIASDVYSRFKRHQGFNVLHPMGYDSFGLPAEQYAIQTGQRPEDTTRVNIDGGVDKEGKQIAGYRKQLDKIGFSFDWAREVRTSNPDYYKHTQWIFIQLFNSWYCRKQGQAFDISELVTVFEESGNALVEAVCDDNVAIFTADEWNSYSEDQKEKILLQYRMTYLAETEVNWCPGLGTVLANDEIVNGVSERGGFPVIRKKMTQWSMRISAYAERLLQGLNDIDWSESIKESQRNWIGKSVGALVTFNVKDHKEVIEVFTTRPDTIFGVTFMTLAPEHDLVAKITTPEQKEAVEAYIEKTAKRSERERMADVKTISGVFTGAYAEHPFTKEPIPVWIGDYVLAGYGTGAVMAVPCGDERDYAFANFFKGQNGMPEIKNIFANVDISEAAYGSKDNVEIANSDFLNGLNYKEATQKAIAELEKISQGTGKTNYRLRDAVFSRQRYWGEPFPVYYVNGLPKMIDAQHLPIILPEVEKYLPTEDGLPPLGNAAVWAWDTKQNKVVNTDLVDNVSIFPLELNTMPGWAGSSWYWMRYMDAHNENEFASKEALAYWENVDLYIGGSEHATGHLLYSRFWNKFLKDKGFAPTEEPFKKLINQGMILGTTAYVYRLEGTNTFVSKNKIEGQNVQPIRVDVHFVNSSDELNIEKFKAWREDFNTAEFIFDENGKYIVGREVEKMSKSYYNVVTPDDICAEYGADTLRLYEMFLGPLEQAKPWNTAGISGVFGFLKKLWRLYFDDNGLIVNNDEPTKDNLKSLHKTIKKVADDIENFSFNTSVSQFMICVNELSSQNCHSRAILEPLAILVSPYAPHIAEELWSQLGHTTSISEVAFPAFDAKHLVETNKEYPVSFNGKMRFTIELPLDLTKEQIEEIVMKDERTQKHLEGRTPNKVIIVPGKIINLVG; translated from the coding sequence ATGAAGTACAATCCAAACGAAATTGAAGCCAAATGGCAAAAATATTGGGCAGAAAATCAAACTTTTGCAGCAAAGAACAACTCTGAAAAACCGAAACATTATGTTCTCGATATGTTTCCTTACCCGTCTGGAGCAGGATTACACGTTGGGCATCCGCTGGGTTATATAGCTTCAGATGTGTATTCTCGTTTCAAAAGACATCAAGGTTTCAATGTTTTGCATCCAATGGGTTACGATAGTTTCGGATTGCCAGCAGAACAATATGCGATTCAGACAGGACAGCGTCCTGAAGATACAACACGCGTAAATATTGATGGTGGAGTAGACAAAGAAGGAAAACAGATTGCAGGATACAGAAAACAATTAGATAAAATAGGATTCTCATTTGATTGGGCGCGTGAAGTGCGTACATCAAATCCTGATTATTATAAACATACACAATGGATTTTTATCCAATTGTTCAATTCTTGGTATTGCAGAAAACAAGGGCAGGCTTTTGATATTTCAGAATTAGTAACCGTTTTTGAAGAAAGCGGAAATGCATTGGTTGAGGCAGTTTGCGATGACAACGTAGCAATTTTTACTGCCGACGAATGGAATTCTTATTCTGAAGATCAAAAAGAAAAAATCTTGTTGCAATACAGAATGACGTATTTGGCCGAAACCGAAGTAAACTGGTGTCCAGGCTTAGGAACTGTTTTGGCAAATGATGAAATTGTAAACGGAGTTTCAGAACGCGGAGGCTTTCCTGTTATAAGAAAAAAAATGACACAATGGAGTATGCGAATTTCTGCTTATGCCGAACGCTTGCTTCAAGGTTTAAATGATATTGATTGGAGTGAGTCTATAAAAGAGAGCCAACGTAACTGGATCGGGAAATCGGTAGGTGCTTTGGTGACTTTTAATGTGAAAGATCATAAAGAAGTTATAGAAGTTTTTACAACAAGACCTGATACTATTTTTGGAGTTACTTTTATGACTTTGGCTCCAGAACATGATTTGGTAGCTAAAATTACAACTCCAGAGCAAAAAGAAGCAGTTGAAGCGTATATCGAAAAAACGGCAAAACGTTCAGAGCGTGAGCGTATGGCCGATGTAAAAACGATTTCTGGAGTGTTTACAGGAGCTTATGCTGAACATCCATTTACAAAAGAACCAATTCCGGTTTGGATTGGGGATTATGTTTTGGCTGGTTACGGAACAGGTGCTGTAATGGCGGTTCCTTGCGGAGACGAAAGAGATTACGCTTTTGCTAATTTCTTTAAAGGACAAAACGGAATGCCTGAAATTAAAAATATCTTTGCGAATGTTGATATTTCTGAAGCGGCTTACGGTTCTAAAGACAATGTTGAAATCGCAAATTCTGATTTCTTAAACGGGTTAAATTATAAAGAGGCAACTCAAAAAGCAATTGCAGAATTAGAAAAAATTAGTCAAGGAACTGGTAAAACAAATTACCGTTTGCGTGATGCTGTTTTCTCTCGTCAGCGTTATTGGGGTGAACCTTTCCCAGTTTATTATGTTAATGGTCTTCCAAAAATGATTGATGCACAGCATTTGCCAATTATTTTACCGGAAGTAGAAAAATATTTACCTACAGAAGACGGATTGCCTCCATTAGGAAACGCAGCTGTTTGGGCTTGGGATACAAAACAAAATAAAGTTGTTAATACAGATTTAGTTGACAATGTTTCAATTTTTCCTTTGGAGTTAAATACAATGCCAGGATGGGCAGGAAGTTCATGGTACTGGATGCGTTATATGGATGCGCATAACGAAAATGAATTTGCAAGTAAAGAAGCATTGGCTTATTGGGAAAATGTAGATTTATACATTGGTGGAAGTGAGCACGCAACAGGTCACTTATTGTATTCTCGTTTCTGGAACAAATTCTTAAAAGACAAAGGTTTTGCTCCGACTGAAGAACCATTCAAAAAACTGATCAATCAGGGAATGATTTTGGGAACTACAGCTTATGTTTACAGATTGGAAGGAACAAATACTTTTGTATCTAAAAATAAAATCGAAGGTCAAAATGTACAGCCAATTCGCGTTGATGTTCATTTTGTTAATTCTTCTGATGAATTGAATATTGAAAAGTTCAAAGCTTGGAGAGAAGATTTCAATACAGCTGAATTTATTTTTGACGAAAACGGAAAATACATTGTTGGTCGCGAAGTTGAAAAAATGTCGAAATCCTACTATAATGTTGTAACGCCAGATGATATTTGTGCAGAATATGGAGCTGATACATTGCGTTTGTACGAAATGTTTTTAGGTCCATTAGAACAAGCAAAACCTTGGAATACCGCTGGAATTTCTGGAGTTTTTGGTTTCTTAAAAAAATTATGGAGATTGTATTTTGATGATAATGGTTTAATTGTAAACAACGATGAACCAACAAAAGACAATTTGAAATCATTGCATAAAACAATCAAAAAAGTAGCAGATGATATCGAGAATTTCTCTTTCAATACTTCTGTTTCTCAGTTTATGATTTGTGTAAACGAATTGTCTTCTCAAAACTGTCATTCAAGAGCAATTTTAGAGCCATTAGCGATTTTAGTTTCGCCTTATGCTCCGCATATCGCAGAAGAATTATGGTCGCAGTTAGGACATACAACTTCAATTTCAGAAGTTGCTTTTCCAGCTTTTGATGCAAAACATTTAGTAGAGACTAACAAAGAATATCCGGTTTCTTTCAACGGAAAAATGCGTTTCACTATCGAATTGCCTTTGGATTTAACCAAAGAACAAATCGAAGAAATCGTAATGAAAGACGAAAGAACTCAAAAACACTTAGAAGGAAGAACTCCAAATAAAGTGATTATTGTTCCTGGGAAAATAATTAATCTAGTCGGTTAA
- a CDS encoding winged helix-turn-helix domain-containing protein: MSSNKKYSIEVRVWIEETEGAFLGIGKIWLLENIKKTGSITNAAKEMKMAYRQAWQLVEEMNQRAEKPLVEKLLGGKGGGGARLTDAGERAITVFYEVEKRIKDFAQKETQNLKF, from the coding sequence ATGAGCAGCAACAAAAAATATTCGATTGAAGTCCGTGTTTGGATTGAAGAAACTGAAGGTGCATTTCTTGGAATTGGAAAAATCTGGCTTCTTGAAAATATCAAGAAAACGGGATCCATTACCAATGCTGCTAAAGAAATGAAAATGGCGTATCGTCAGGCTTGGCAATTGGTTGAAGAAATGAATCAGCGAGCAGAAAAACCATTAGTAGAAAAACTTCTCGGCGGAAAAGGCGGAGGAGGTGCACGATTAACCGATGCTGGAGAAAGAGCCATTACTGTTTTTTATGAAGTTGAAAAACGTATTAAAGATTTTGCTCAAAAAGAAACTCAGAATCTCAAATTTTAA
- a CDS encoding TonB-dependent receptor, with amino-acid sequence MNQKLYLFFVFISLKSFSQVQNTKTQDSIKKEELNEIVITASRRSEKLMHSPISIEQLKSAEARKMGSPSIYEALENVKGVQIITPSLGFKVINTRGFANSTNVRFAQLVDGIDNQAPHLGAPIANALGANDLDIDKIEIIPGTAAALYGMNAINGLANIQTKNPFDYQGIGVQQLTGINHVGNIDRFSPKVYSQFNLRLAKAFNEKLALKINASTTGGTDWVADDRTDLAPNANASTGLFGADNPAYDEVNGYGNESANRKTLNLNGKNYVVARTGYRETDISDYGIKNYKADFGLYFRPKKDHELSVTYKTALINTIYQRSNRFRLDNYTLNQFSADYHTPIFQAKAYATTENTGDSYNMRSLAENMDRAYKSDDKWFADYSTAYKNAVAGGASVADAHRIARTQSDAGRYLPGTEAYEEKKKELIDINNWDIGAALRVKSTLVHGEGLINWDKAFVSFFEKIDTKLLNGVDYRNYIIVPDGNYFINPVHADENLTYQKTGAFTQITKDFFSDKLRLGATVRMDKADYFDAKFTPQFTAVYSPKETINFRASYQNGYRFPSIFEGFSNVNSGGVKRVGGLRIMSDGIFENSYTKASIDKFQAEVNTDVNTNGLTQAQAIEKNKNTIQKNPYTYLEPEFVKSFEVGFRGLALNRNLFIDADFYYNSYKNFIAQVEASIPNTTDQNLIPTALYSKNTQNRYRLWTNSKSKIYNYGGSLGLKYQFDKTFTALTNLTYTKLDRTDDKDGLEDGFNTPEFNVNGTLMAQNIWKNLGASVTARYQNNFDYVSFLVSGTVPAYWSMDAQVNYAFKKGISAKLGGTNILNKPYTSILGGPSIGGLYYLSLVWEIGKI; translated from the coding sequence ATGAATCAAAAATTGTATTTATTCTTTGTTTTTATAAGCCTAAAAAGTTTTTCCCAAGTCCAAAATACGAAAACACAAGACAGCATTAAAAAAGAAGAACTGAATGAAATTGTTATTACTGCCTCTCGTCGTTCTGAAAAATTAATGCATTCTCCAATTAGTATTGAGCAATTAAAATCGGCGGAAGCCAGAAAGATGGGGTCGCCAAGTATTTATGAAGCACTCGAAAATGTAAAAGGTGTCCAGATTATCACGCCAAGTTTGGGTTTTAAAGTCATCAATACAAGAGGTTTTGCCAATTCAACCAATGTAAGATTTGCCCAATTAGTAGACGGAATCGATAATCAGGCTCCGCATTTGGGCGCTCCAATTGCAAACGCTTTAGGAGCCAATGATTTGGATATTGATAAAATCGAAATTATTCCGGGAACTGCAGCTGCTTTGTATGGAATGAATGCCATTAACGGTTTGGCCAATATTCAGACCAAAAATCCTTTTGACTATCAGGGAATCGGTGTTCAGCAATTGACTGGAATAAATCATGTCGGGAATATTGATCGGTTTTCACCGAAAGTATATTCACAGTTTAATTTAAGACTTGCCAAAGCTTTCAATGAAAAATTGGCCCTTAAAATAAATGCTTCCACTACGGGAGGAACAGATTGGGTTGCCGATGACAGAACAGATTTGGCTCCAAATGCAAATGCTTCTACTGGTTTATTTGGCGCAGATAATCCAGCTTATGATGAAGTAAATGGTTACGGAAATGAATCGGCAAATCGAAAAACACTGAATTTAAACGGCAAAAATTATGTTGTTGCTAGGACAGGTTATCGCGAAACTGACATTTCAGATTATGGAATCAAAAATTACAAAGCTGATTTCGGATTGTATTTTCGACCAAAGAAAGATCACGAACTTTCCGTTACTTACAAAACTGCTCTTATCAATACCATTTACCAGCGTTCCAACCGATTTCGATTGGACAATTATACTTTAAATCAATTTTCGGCCGATTATCACACGCCTATTTTCCAAGCAAAAGCCTACGCAACAACCGAGAATACTGGCGATTCATATAATATGCGTTCGCTTGCCGAAAATATGGACCGCGCTTATAAATCGGATGATAAATGGTTTGCAGATTACAGCACAGCTTATAAAAATGCTGTTGCAGGCGGAGCAAGCGTTGCCGACGCACATAGAATTGCCAGAACGCAATCTGATGCAGGTCGATATTTACCAGGAACCGAAGCTTACGAAGAGAAGAAAAAAGAATTGATCGATATTAACAATTGGGATATTGGTGCAGCTCTGAGAGTAAAATCGACTTTGGTTCATGGCGAAGGATTGATTAATTGGGATAAAGCCTTTGTTTCCTTTTTCGAAAAAATTGATACAAAACTTTTGAACGGTGTCGATTATAGAAATTACATTATTGTTCCCGACGGAAATTATTTCATCAATCCAGTTCATGCTGACGAAAATCTGACGTATCAAAAAACTGGTGCTTTCACACAAATCACAAAAGATTTTTTCTCAGACAAATTACGTTTAGGCGCAACCGTCAGAATGGACAAAGCGGATTATTTTGATGCGAAATTTACGCCTCAGTTTACAGCCGTTTATTCTCCAAAGGAAACCATCAATTTTAGAGCTTCCTACCAAAACGGTTATCGTTTTCCGAGTATTTTTGAAGGATTTTCAAATGTAAATTCAGGCGGTGTAAAACGTGTTGGCGGATTGCGAATTATGTCTGACGGTATTTTCGAAAATTCATATACAAAAGCTTCAATTGATAAATTTCAGGCAGAGGTAAATACCGATGTCAACACAAATGGTTTGACTCAAGCGCAGGCGATCGAAAAAAACAAAAACACGATTCAGAAAAATCCGTATACGTATTTAGAACCTGAATTTGTAAAATCATTTGAAGTCGGTTTTAGAGGATTGGCTTTAAACAGAAACCTTTTTATCGATGCCGATTTTTATTATAACTCTTATAAAAATTTCATTGCTCAAGTCGAAGCCAGCATTCCAAATACTACCGATCAAAACCTTATTCCGACTGCTTTGTATTCTAAAAACACCCAAAACCGTTATCGTTTATGGACCAATTCTAAAAGTAAAATTTATAACTACGGCGGAAGTTTAGGTTTGAAATATCAATTTGATAAAACATTTACCGCTCTAACTAATCTTACTTACACCAAACTCGATAGAACTGATGATAAAGATGGACTTGAAGATGGTTTTAATACTCCAGAATTCAACGTTAACGGAACTTTGATGGCACAGAATATCTGGAAAAATCTCGGGGCAAGTGTTACAGCACGTTATCAAAACAATTTTGATTATGTTTCTTTTTTAGTCAGCGGGACCGTTCCTGCTTATTGGTCGATGGATGCACAGGTAAATTATGCTTTCAAAAAAGGAATTTCAGCTAAACTAGGTGGAACAAATATTCTTAACAAACCCTACACTTCAATTCTCGGCGGACCGTCAATTGGCGGATTGTATTATTTGTCATTGGTTTGGGAAATAGGTAAAATCTAA
- a CDS encoding molybdopterin-dependent oxidoreductase, whose amino-acid sequence MKTKNYILILLIAFSCSMCNSSKKEEKISTEKTSETKKHEHETLTAEDSLKLVNHQIEVKGEVEFPLRLTVDSLRKMKVVTIDNFKITGKNGEVKREIKACKGVLLKDILEKAKIKQQDHKDRNFYIVARASDNYKATFSWAELFNNPTGENAYILFEENGKPVKNGEMIAICQNDTRTGPRHVYWLKSIEVYKVE is encoded by the coding sequence ATGAAAACTAAAAATTACATTCTCATTCTTTTAATTGCATTTTCATGCTCAATGTGCAATTCTTCTAAAAAAGAAGAAAAAATTTCAACTGAAAAAACTTCTGAAACTAAAAAACATGAACATGAAACTCTTACGGCAGAAGACAGCTTGAAATTAGTCAATCATCAAATTGAAGTAAAAGGCGAGGTTGAATTTCCGCTTCGATTGACAGTTGATTCATTAAGAAAAATGAAAGTTGTTACGATTGACAATTTTAAAATTACTGGAAAAAATGGAGAAGTAAAAAGAGAAATTAAAGCTTGTAAAGGCGTTCTTTTAAAAGATATTCTCGAAAAAGCCAAAATCAAGCAGCAAGATCATAAAGACCGAAACTTCTACATCGTAGCACGAGCTTCAGACAATTATAAGGCCACTTTTTCGTGGGCAGAACTTTTCAATAATCCAACTGGAGAAAATGCTTATATCCTTTTTGAAGAAAATGGAAAACCAGTTAAAAACGGAGAGATGATTGCGATTTGCCAAAATGATACTAGAACTGGACCAAGACACGTTTATTGGTTAAAAAGTATCGAGGTTTATAAGGTTGAATAA
- a CDS encoding cell division protein FtsX has protein sequence MSSNFDKFQKRRLISSYFSVVLSVFLVLFLLGVLGLFIINSKQLADDFKEKIAMTVFFKNEANDSVIKAFNTELKRAPFARSFVYVTKEKAAKEHTDIIGEDFLTFLGENPLLNSYDIHLKADYVERDSIVKIESNFRKNAMISDIVYDKQLVNLVNDNIRKVSMWILIISGFLTVIAVLLINSSLRLSIHSNRFIIKTMQMVGATKAFIRKPFVMRSVKLGMLGAGLAIIALIALLLYVDTNFPGLGILEDKALTGLVLVAVFGLGVLITWVSTHFATQRFLNLRTDDLY, from the coding sequence ATGAGTTCTAACTTTGATAAATTTCAAAAGCGCAGGTTAATTTCCTCTTATTTTTCGGTAGTATTAAGTGTATTCTTGGTTTTATTCCTTTTAGGAGTACTAGGATTATTCATTATTAATTCTAAACAGCTGGCAGACGATTTTAAAGAAAAAATCGCCATGACGGTTTTCTTCAAAAATGAAGCTAACGACAGTGTTATCAAAGCATTTAACACCGAACTTAAAAGAGCACCTTTTGCGAGATCTTTTGTTTATGTAACCAAAGAAAAAGCGGCGAAAGAACATACTGATATTATCGGAGAAGATTTCTTAACCTTTTTGGGAGAAAATCCTTTATTGAATTCATACGATATTCACTTAAAAGCCGATTACGTAGAAAGAGACAGTATTGTTAAGATTGAAAGTAACTTTCGTAAAAATGCAATGATCTCAGATATTGTTTACGACAAACAATTGGTAAATCTGGTAAATGATAATATCAGAAAAGTAAGTATGTGGATTTTGATCATCAGCGGTTTCTTGACTGTGATTGCGGTATTATTAATCAATAGTTCATTACGTTTATCTATACATTCAAATCGTTTTATTATCAAAACCATGCAAATGGTTGGAGCGACAAAAGCGTTTATCCGTAAACCATTTGTAATGCGAAGCGTAAAACTTGGAATGTTGGGTGCAGGTTTGGCTATTATTGCTTTAATCGCGCTTTTACTTTATGTAGATACTAATTTCCCTGGTTTAGGGATTCTAGAAGACAAAGCCTTAACCGGTTTAGTTTTAGTTGCTGTTTTCGGATTAGGAGTTTTAATTACTTGGGTTAGCACGCATTTCGCAACACAACGTTTCTTGAATTTAAGAACTGACGATCTTTATTAA
- a CDS encoding DUF3098 domain-containing protein, producing MKNNNNIEEQQVQKQEFLFDSINYKILLIGIAVIALGFILMSGGGSKDPNVFNEDIFNFRRIRLAPTTVLIGFGITIYSIFKKSK from the coding sequence ATGAAAAACAACAATAATATAGAAGAACAACAAGTTCAAAAACAGGAATTCCTTTTTGACAGCATCAATTATAAAATTTTATTAATTGGTATTGCTGTAATAGCGCTAGGATTTATTTTAATGTCTGGCGGAGGAAGTAAAGATCCTAATGTTTTTAACGAAGATATTTTCAACTTTAGACGTATTCGTTTAGCACCGACAACTGTTTTAATCGGTTTCGGAATCACGATTTATTCTATATTCAAAAAATCTAAATAG
- a CDS encoding undecaprenyl-diphosphate phosphatase, whose product MNTLQAIVLAIIEGITEFLPVSSTGHMIIASSFFGIAHDDFTKLFTIVIQLGAILSVVILYFKRFFQTFDFYFKLLVAFIPAVVLGLLLSDFIDDLLENPVTVAISLLIGGIILLKVDEWFNNPNTAETSQEISYLQAFKIGLFQCIAMIPGVSRSGASIVGGMSQKLSRTTAAEFSFFLAVPTMLGATAKKCYDYYKAGFELSHDQVNMLVIGNIVAFAVALLAIKTFIGFLTKNGFKVFGYYRIIAGIILLLIHFFIHPLTII is encoded by the coding sequence ATGAACACATTACAAGCTATTGTTCTTGCCATTATTGAAGGAATTACAGAGTTTTTGCCTGTTTCTTCTACAGGTCACATGATTATTGCCTCTTCTTTTTTTGGAATCGCTCATGACGATTTCACTAAACTTTTTACTATTGTAATTCAGCTTGGCGCAATACTTTCTGTTGTTATTTTATACTTCAAACGTTTCTTTCAAACTTTTGATTTTTACTTTAAGCTTCTTGTTGCTTTTATTCCAGCAGTTGTTTTAGGATTATTATTAAGCGATTTTATTGATGACTTATTAGAAAACCCTGTAACTGTCGCAATTTCACTTTTAATCGGAGGAATTATTTTATTGAAAGTTGACGAATGGTTTAACAATCCAAATACAGCTGAAACCTCTCAAGAAATCAGTTATTTACAAGCTTTCAAAATTGGATTATTTCAATGTATCGCTATGATTCCTGGAGTTTCTCGAAGCGGAGCTAGTATCGTTGGAGGAATGTCTCAAAAATTATCAAGAACTACAGCTGCAGAATTTTCATTTTTCTTAGCCGTTCCTACTATGTTGGGTGCAACTGCAAAAAAATGCTACGATTACTATAAAGCTGGTTTTGAATTATCTCACGATCAAGTAAACATGTTGGTTATTGGGAATATTGTTGCTTTTGCTGTAGCACTTTTAGCAATTAAAACTTTCATCGGATTTTTGACTAAAAACGGATTCAAAGTTTTTGGTTACTACCGAATTATTGCCGGAATCATTTTATTATTGATTCACTTTTTTATTCATCCGCTTACCATTATATAA
- the truB gene encoding tRNA pseudouridine(55) synthase TruB — MTPEEYLEGQVLLIDKPLKWSSFQAVNKLKYLLINKVGLPKKFKIGHAGTLDPLATGLLLICTGKFTKRISELQGQAKEYTGTFYIGATTPSYDLETEIDQTFPTDHIDEALIHETVKQFLGEIDQKPPIFSAIKKDGVRLYEHARAGESIEIESRKTTIHEFEITRIELPEIDFRVVCSKGTYIRSLAYDFGKAMNSGSHLTVLRRTKIGDYDVKNAIDITLFEESIK, encoded by the coding sequence ATGACACCTGAAGAATATTTAGAAGGACAGGTTTTATTGATAGATAAACCTTTAAAATGGAGTTCATTTCAAGCTGTCAATAAATTAAAATACCTTTTAATTAATAAAGTTGGGCTTCCAAAAAAGTTCAAAATTGGCCACGCAGGAACTTTAGATCCTTTGGCAACTGGACTTTTATTAATCTGCACAGGAAAATTCACTAAAAGAATTTCAGAACTTCAAGGTCAGGCAAAAGAATATACGGGTACGTTTTATATAGGCGCCACTACTCCATCTTATGATTTAGAAACCGAAATAGATCAGACATTTCCAACTGATCATATCGATGAAGCTTTAATTCATGAAACGGTAAAACAATTTTTAGGCGAAATCGATCAGAAACCGCCTATCTTTTCAGCCATTAAAAAAGACGGAGTTCGCTTGTATGAACACGCTCGTGCTGGAGAATCTATTGAAATTGAAAGCAGAAAAACTACTATTCACGAATTTGAAATCACCAGAATCGAATTGCCTGAAATAGATTTTAGAGTAGTTTGCTCTAAAGGAACTTACATTCGTTCCTTAGCGTATGATTTTGGAAAAGCGATGAATTCCGGTTCGCATTTAACTGTTTTGCGCCGAACTAAAATTGGCGATTATGATGTAAAAAATGCGATTGATATTACTTTGTTTGAAGAGAGCATCAAATAA